The genomic DNA GGCTGACGTCGTAGACAAGCACGCGTGTATTGATGCGCCCGGCCGCGTCGCCGTGCGCGCTGTCCTGGATCAGTGCGCTTTGCAGCGCGACGAACAAACGCGTTCCATCGGGCGAGAGCGACATGCCCTCGACACCCTGGTTGTTGCGGCGTCCCGTTTGTGGCGGATTGAGCGAACCGAAATCGATATGGCCATTGGTGCGCGGTAAGACAGCGGGCGGTGGAACGATCACGCCCTGCAGTCGGCCCTTTGCATCGAAGTAGTACACGTGCGCAGCGTATTCGTCGCCGATATAGAAATGGCCGTCGCGCGTGAACTGCAGCGACTCCGCGTCGATGGACACCTTGCCCGCGCCGGTGCCGTTGTGCGGAGCGGGCAGCAGAATGCCCTTCTCGGTGATCGTGCCATCGGCCGGATCGGCCCCGGTAAAACGGTGGCCGAGGAAATCCGTCAGTACCAGGCCGCCATCGGGCTTGATGCGGACCTGTTGCTGAGACCGCATATCGGCCGGCAGGTCTTTCCCGGTGTAAGGCGTGAATTCGATGCGAAAGCGATGCAGGCGTGCGGCGTAGTCGTAGAACAGACCTTCGCCCGGATCGTTACGGCCGCGATCGGGAAGCGTCCACAGCACGGCCGTATAGCGGTCGCCGGTTCGCTTCCAGCTTCCCGGTACGATCGCCAGGGATGAAAACGAACCCAGGGTGTCGCCAAGAAAATCCACCGTGCCCGCGGAAAGGCGCCCGGTCCCGACCAGGCCGTGGTTGACCGAGCTGCGACCTTCCAGGGTTATCGATTGCGGTGCATCGCCATCGACGACATGCGGCGTAAGAATATCCGTTGCGCCAAGCGAGACGGTCGAGCACGACAATAGCGCGGCCAACAGACAGCGAGTCATGTGTTTCATGCGAAGCGATCCCATGAACGACGCGGTATCTTCGCCACGATAGCCTTCGCCGGCATGACGAAAAAAAGAGGCGCCATCAAGGCGCCTCGAAAGCCCCAAGCGCTAGAAACGGATATCCAGCGTGCCGAAGGTCTGGATGGGTGCCGATGCGTGGAACACATAGATCGTGCCCTTCGGATCGGTCGGTGCGAATACGCTGTTGTCAAAGTTTGCCGCGTAGCGTTTGTTGGTCAGGTTGGTGACATTCAGCAGGATGCGTACGTCCTTGGCAAAAGCCATCGCACCGAAGTCGTAACCGGCGGCCAGATCGAACGTGGTGAAACCGCCGAAGCCCTGATCATTGGTGTACGTGTAGTAACGCTTGCCGGTGTACTTGCCGCGCAACGTCGCGAACCAGGGGCCGTAGGTGTACGTGGCCTCGCTGGCGAACAGCTTGGTCGGCGTATCGACCTGGATCTTGCCCTTGGTTGGCTCCAACACACCAGCCTGCACGTAGTCGCTGGCATAGGTCGAGCGGTTGTACGAGGCGGAGTTGTACCAGCTGAAGTGGCTCGAGGGCGTCCACAGGAAAGTCAGCTCGACGCCGTGGCTGTCTACGCCACCCACGTTATAGAACTTGTTGCCGCAGCCCGGGCCGACCGGCTGGCGCGAATCGCAGGGGTTGTACTGCAGCAGGCGGTTGTCGAAGCGAACCTTGTAGATCGCCGCCGAGGCCTGGAAGTCGCTCTGCACGATACGGTAGCCGCCTTCGAGCGTGCGCGATTCTTCCGGCTGCAGCGTTTGCTGGGCATTCCAGGTCGCCTGACTGACGGCCTGCGGACCGAGTTTGAAGCCGCCCTGGAACATGGCGATGTTCTCGGCGTAGCTGGCGAAGACTTCCTGGCCGTCGCTGATCTTGTAGTGCGCACCCAGGCCCGGCAGGAACGCGCGGCTGGCGGACAGATTGCCGGTGGCGAACTGGGCGCTGGAATTGGCCGCGATCGGTTTCACCGCGATGCCCGGCAGCGCGGTCGCATCGGAGGTCACGTGCGGGCTCTTCACGCCGAAGTCGATCGACAGTTTGTCGTCCAGCAGCTTGATGGTGTCTTGCAGGTACGCCTGACGTGTCTGCCACACAGTGCGCTGATCGAACGTCCCCACGTCAGGCTGGCCGGTCTGAAAGCTGCTGATGTCCCGCGGACCGGTCACGTCGGTGAAGTTGTAGCGCGAGGCGCTCGAAACATTGTGCTCGTACCAGACACCGCCTTCGATATGGTTGATGCCGATATCCCAACCGGCGTTGAAGATCGCGCCGGTGCGGTTGATCGTATAAAGCGTCTCGCGAATGATCAGCGGGAGTTGCTCAGGCGTACCGGGGTTGGAGAAGCTGCCGCTGTTCCAGTTGTTGCCCGAACCGGCATCCTCATGGTGATACACCTGCGCATGCAGGGTCACCGTATCGGACGGAAAGAAATCGCCGGCAAGGTAATACAGATCGTCGCTACGCAGGATCTGGCCACCGGTGAAGGCGCCGTCGGCATCCTGGTCCGGGCCGCTCTTGTCGCACAGCTTGGCGTTGAAGCTACCGCTGTTGCAGTAGGCACGGCTCAGCGCCTTCTGGAAGTTTGGCGCGTAACCGCCCCAGTTCCAGCCCAGGCCGCGAGCCAGTTCGTCCTTGGAGAGATAGAAGTCATCGGCCTGTGAGGTGCGCGACGTATCGGCGAAGGCGGTAATGCGGCCACCGTCGAACTGGTACACCGCCTTGCCGTTGAACTGCTTGGTGGTCGACTTGTTGTAGGCAGTCTGGTCGTTCCACAGGTCCGACGTCGTGCGCGAACCGGACAGGTACATCGAGAAGCCGTGGTACTCGCCCGTGTCAAAGCGGGCGAAGGTGCGACGATTCATGTCGCTGCCAAAGGTTTGGTTGATCCGTCCGCCCATCTGCTTGGACGGATCGCTCGACGTATAAGCGATGGTGCCGCCCAGATCGCTCGTCGAAGGCGTGCCCAGGTTGCCGATACCTTCGGCGATTTCGGCGCCACCCATGTTCTCCGAGATCAACGCGCGGTTGATGCTCAGACCGTTGTAGTTGTTGTAGGCACTGTCGCCCAGCGGCATGCCGTCGAGCGTGTAACCCAGGCGCGTGGAGTTGAAACCGCGCAGGCTCAGCGTCATCGACTGTTCGTTGGCGCCGAGTGCATCGATCGACTGCGCATTCACGCCGGGCAGGATGTTGAGCACCTTCTGCAGGCTGGTGCCGGGTGGCAGCGTGTCCTGGTTCTTGGTCTGGATACGCTGTACCTGACGCGATTCGCCGCTACCGACGACCGAGATGGCGTCGAGATTCTTGGCTTGATCGGCAGTGGGTTGCGTACTCGTATCGGTAGCGCTCGTATCGGTATCGTTCGGATGATTGTCCGTTGCCCGGACAGCCGTCGACAGCGCCAGGCCCAAGGCCACGGCGAGAACAGTCTTCTGCAGCACGCAAATCCCCTTCCTAAAAATTGGCGATACGTCGAACCGGCCACCGGTTCCGACGCGCTGGCTTCAAGAAGCCGGGGATGCTGTCATCTGCTAATGAAATTTTTATGACTGTGATAAGACGATGACAATCTTGCGCGAGACCTTCGCCTCGCAGGCAAGGCGGCATCTACGTTTAGACGTCCATGAAAAATTTTTCACGAACGCGCGTTAGCGCCGCCGCGATCCACGCAGACTGTCGATCGAGAAGCTGGCGATTTCGCCGCCGCCGGGACCGCGGCGGGATTGGCCGTGCGGCGGACCCCAGGCGTGGGCGGTAACGACTTCCCACGTTGCGGGAATGCGGCCGTCGCGGCGCATGGTGTCGTACGCGGCCAGCATCTGCTGGTAGTGCTTCTTGCCCATCAGGCCGCGTTCGCGCGTGGTATCGGCATTGGTGGCGCCAAGACCTTGCAGCTCCTTGAGCAGCATGCGCGGCTCGCTGTAGGTCAGCGTGAAGCGGTCTACATCCAGCACCGGATCGCGCAGCCCGGCAGCGATCATCGCGTCGCCCAGATCGTGCATATCGAGGAAGCGGCTCACATGCGGTTGCTGATCCGCCTGCGCCCAGGCGGCGCGTAATTCCTTCAGGGTATCGGGACCGAACGTGGAAAACACCAGCATGCCGCCCGGCTTGAGCACGCGCACGCATTCGCCGAACAAGGCCTGCAGATCGTCGATCCACTGGAAGCACAGGTTGGAATGCAGCACGTCGACGCTGTGGTCGGGGAAGGGGAGTGCCGTAGCCTCCGCATTCACTCGCACAAAGGGCTTGAGCCAGCTCATATGCTGTTTGGCCGCGCGCAACATCGGCAGAGCGAGATCGACCGCGATGACTTGCGACTTGGCGTAACGCTTCTTCAGCATGGCGCTGCCGCGGCCGGTGCCGGCGCCGACGTCAAGAACGCGCTCGGCCTCGCCCAGATAAAAATCCAGGCGCTCGTTCAACAGCTTCTGTACTTCCTGTTGCAAGGCATCGTGCTGTTCGTACGTCGCCGCGGCACGGCCGAAGCTGCGGCGCACCTTGGCCCGATCGACGTGGAAATCGTCACTCACCGTAAGACTCCAGCAGCGGGTTCAGTGCCGCGACCACGGCATCGGCATGGCCGAAAAACGGCGCATGTCCGGCATGATCGATCTGCGTGAAGCGCCCGCCGGCGTGCTCGGCGGACCACTGCATGGCGACGGACGAAGCCAGGCGATCGAGCCGGCCGCCGATCCAGGCATTGGGTTGCGATAGCGTGGCGATGTCTTCGCGCAGGTCGGTGACGTCGAGAATGCGGATGCCTTCCTGCAGGATGCGCAGGTCGGGCTCGCCGCGTTCGAACACCAGCGAGCGCAGGTGGCGCAACTCGCCGCGCGGATCCTTGCTGCCAATCGCCTCCAACGCCAGGAAGCGTTCGATGGTGGCGTGATAATCGGTTTCCAGATCGGTAGCCAATTGGCGCACCAGTGCCGGCTCGCTGCCGTACGGCCAGTCGGCACTGCGCGAAAACTTCGGCGTCGAACCGATCACGCCCAATGCGCGCACGCTTTGTGGCAGATCCAGTGCGGCCTGCTGCGCAATCAGGCCGCCGAGCGACCAGCCGACCCATACCGCTGGCGGCGTGGCTTCGGCGATGGCGGCAGCACAGGCATGCGGCTCCAGCGGCAGCACGCTGTCGCGCGAATAGCCATGGCCGGGAAGATCCACCACATAAAGCGTGCACCGTTCACGCAGCGCGGTTACCAGCGTCTCGAACACGCCGCCATGCATCGCCCAGCCATGCAGCAGCACCAGCGGAATCGGACCGCTGCCTTGGCGATCGATATACAGATTCATGCGTCGTCGCTTTTTTTGTCGAGCGGTGCGGGCGCCAGTTGCGGATCGACCGCACCGCGCTCATCGAATACGAAACAGTCGCCGCGCCAGTGCGCGCCGTCGGTTTCCTCGAAATATTTCAGAATCCCGCCTTCGAGCTGGTAGACGTGATCCATGCCGATGTCCTGCATATGCAGCACCGCCTTTTCGCAACGGATACCGCCCGTGCAGTACGACACCACCGTCTTGCCGGCATAGCGCTCGCGGTCGGCGGCGATGGCGCCAGGAAAGCCGGTGAAGCTGCTCAGGCGATAGTCGATGGCTTGCTCGAACAGGCCGACATCGGTTTCGTAATCGTTGCGCGTGTCCAGCAGCACCACGTCGCGGCCTTCATCGTCACGGCCGCTGTCCAGCCAGCGGCGCAGCGTTTGCGGCGTCACGGAAGGCGCGCGCGCGTTTTCCGGGCGAATCGCCGGCATGCGCATCGTGATGATTTCCTTCTTGAGGCGTACGCGCATACGGCCGAATGGAATCTCGTCGGAGACCGACTCCTTCGGTGTCAGTCCAGCGAAGCGGGAATCTTCGCGCAGCCAGTCCATGAAACCGTCCACCGCCTCGCGCGGGCCGGCCAGGAACAGGTTGATCCCCTCCGGCGCCAGCAGGATGGTGCCCTTGAGCGCCAACAGGTCGCAGCGTTCGAGCAGGCGCTCGCGCAGCGCCGGGAGGTCGTCCAGGCTGACGAAGCGATAAGCGGAGAGGTTGACGATCGACATGCGGGGATACGGCGGATAAGGAGCGCAATTATAAGGGCTGAGGTTCAAGAGCGCCCCCTCACCCCAACCCTCTCCCCCGGCAGAGCCAGGGGAGAGGGAGCAAGAGCGCGCAAGATTGAAGATTTGCCTCAGTCAGCCCCCTCTCCCCTGGCTTTGCCGGGGGAGAGGGCTGGGGTGAGGGGGCCGCGAAGCGAAGCGAGCCAACGCCTCCAACAAACGGTCCACATGTTCATCCGCGTGAGCCGCCGATAACGTAATCCGCAAACGCGCCTTGCCTCGCGGCACCGTAGGCGGCCGAATGGCGGTAACCATGAAACCCTCCGCCTCCAGGACTCGCGCGGCCTCCAGTGCCGTTGCCGCCTCACCCAACAGCAGCGGTTGAATGGCCGTCATCGAAGGTAGCAAGGACAAGCCAAGCTGCGCCGCGCCTGCCCGAAAACGAGCGATCAGGCTCCCAAGCCGTTCGCGCCGCCAGGATTCCCGTCGCGCCACCTGCACCGCCGTCAACGTCGCCGCAGCGAGCGCGGGCGGTGTGGCAGTGGTGTAGATATAGGGGCGGGCGGTTTGCAGCAGGCCGTCGATCAAGGACGCCGAGCCAGCGACAAAGGCACCATAGCAGCCGAGCGCCTTGCCCAGGGTCGCCATCAATACCGGCACCTGCTGCTGACCGAGTCCGGCAGCTTCGACGCTGCCTGCCCCGTCTTTGCCGAGTACGCCTAGACCATGCGCGTCGTCGACCATCAGCGTCGCGTTTTGGGCCTCACATAGCGTAGCCAGTTCGCTCAGCGGAGCGATGTCGCCATCCATGCTGAAGACGCCATCGGTTGCCAGCAACGCGGGAACGTCGCCAGCTGTCGCCAGTTGTCGTGAGGCGCTGGCTACATCGGCATGCACATAGCGCGCGAGCGTGGCTCCGCTCAGGCTGGCGCCATCGAGCAGGCACGCATGATTGAGCTTGTCCTGCACGCACAGGTCGCCGTCGCGCAGCAGCGCTTGCAAGGTGCCCAGGTTCGCCATGTAGCCGGAGGAAAACAACAGCGCGCGTTCGCGCCCGGTCCATTCGGCCAAGACCTGTTCCAGCGCCGCGTGTTCCGCGCGATGCCCACAGATCAGATGGGCTGAGCCGCTGCCTGCGCTGTTGGCTCGACGCAGCTGTGCAACCACGTCCGGATGCTGCGAAAGACCGAGATAGTCGTTACTGCAAAACGACAGCAATCGTTTGTTTCCGACCCATACCCACGGGCCTTCCACGCGATCGATCGTGCGCAGACGACGCGTGAGTTGGTCATGCTCGCGTGCGGCAGTGCGTTCGGCGAGGCGTGTGAGCAGGTCGTTACGCATGAAGAGGTTCAGGGAGCGGTATCAGCCGCGCCCTGACTGGCTTACGCAGCGCAATGCTCAAGAATGTCCGCGTGTACCGTCTCGGACGTCTCCACGATTTCCATCGGATGCAGATCCAGCCGCGCAAACAGCTGGCGATCGTGTTCGACATCCGGATTGCCGGTGGTCAGCAACTTCTCGCCGTAGAAAATCGAGTTGGCACCGGCGAAGAAACACAGGGCCTGCGTGGCGTCGTCCATATCCTGGCGCCCCGCCGACAGGCGCACCATCGAGGTGGGCATCATGATGCGGGCGACGGCGATCGTGCGTACGAACTCGAACGGATCGAGCGCCTGCGTACCGTCCAGCGGCGTGCCCTTGACCTGCACAAGCTGATTGATCGGCACCGACTCGGGATGCTCAGGCAGATTCGCCAGGGTCTGCAGCAGGCCGGCGCGCTGGCTCGGCGTTTCGCCCATGCCGACGATGCCGCCACAACAGGTCTTCAGGCCGGCTTCGCGCACGTGTTCAAGCGTATCGAGGCGGTCCTGGTATCGGCGCGTATGGATGATCTCGCCATAGAACTCCGGCGCGGTATCCAGGTTGTGGTTGTAGTAGTCCAGTCCGGCGGCCTTGAGTGTTTCGGCCTGCGGGCCATTGAGCATGCCCAGCGTGGCGCAGGTTTCCAGACCCAGAGCCTTCACAGCGGAGACGATTTCGGCAACTTTGACGACATCGCGGTCCTTCGGGCTGCGCCACGCGGCGCCCATGCAGAAACGACTGGCGCCGGCGTCTTTCGCCGCCTGTGCGCGCGCCACCACGGACTCGACGCTCATCAGCTTCTGCGCCTGCACACCCGTGTCGTAACGCGCTGCCTGCGGGCAGTACGCGCAGTCTTCGGGGCAACCGCCGGTCTTGATCGACAGCAAGGTGGACACCTGCACGGCGTTCGGGTCGTGGTGCTCGCGGTGCACCGAATGCGCCCGATGCAGCAATTCGTTGAACGGCAGCGCGAACAGCGCGGCGACTTCGTCGCGGGTCCAGTCGTGGCGAACGGCGGCTTCGACCATGGGCTTGCTACTCCGGGGATACGGGAAGCGCGACAGTCTGACAGGGAGGGCTTTCATGTCAACTGAGTAGTGAGTCATGTAGTTGACGAAGATCATTTACTCTTTGTAATACATGGGCTTAATCGTGTCCCTGGCGAGCTTTGAAGCCGTAGCCGTTATGATGGCCTTCTATCGAGCCCAAGGAGATCGAGCGATGAGTGCAGGACAAGGCAGCACCGGCAACGTGCTTGCGGCCATCTGCAGTTTTTTCATTCCCGGCCTGGGGCAACTGGTCCAGGGACGCCTGTTGAAGGCTTTCATCATGTTTGTACTGGCCGGCATCCTGTGGATCTTCTGGCTGGGCTGGATCATCCATCTGTGGTCGATTCTCGACGCGGCGCTGTTCAAGCCGCAGGGCTGAACCCAAGGGGGCAAGCGCATGGATGCGCCAATATGGTGGAAGAAACTCTCGCGGTTGGGCCTGCCCTGGCGCTGCCAGCTTTGCGGCGCTCCCGGTGCCGACGGCATCGACCTTTGCGACGGTTGCATCGCCGATCTGCCTCGAAACACGAGCTGTTGCGCGCGCTGCGCCTTGCCGCTGGCATCGCCGATTGCGCTCTGCGGCGCATGCCAGCGTAGACCGCCGCCGTGGGATGCAGCCTGGTCCCCGTTCGTTTATGGCTGGCCGCTCGATCGGCTGGAGGCGCGCTTCAAGTTCGGCGGCGATCTTGCCTGCGGCCGCAGCCTGGCAAGGCTGTGGCGCGATATGCCCATGCCGCTTGATCGGCCTGAATTGATCCTGCCGGTGCCACTGCATCGTCAACGTCTGCGGGAGCGCGGCTACAACCAGGCACTGGAGCTGGCCAGGCCCCTGGCGCGTGCGTTGTCCGTGCCGCTGCGCCATGACGTACTGCTGCGCAACCGCGCCAGTGCGCCGCAAACCGAACTCGATGCACGGGCACGACAACGCAACGTGCGTAAAGCGTTTGCGTTGAAACCTGCAGCGGCGCTGCCAGCGCATGTCGTCATCGTCGACGACGTCATGACTACCGGTGCCACGTTGGCCGAATGCGCGCGCACGGTGAAGCGCGCCGGAGTGGCACGTGTGGATGTCTGGGCGTTGGCACGAGCACCGGCACGGCGTGGCTGACCCCTGTCTGCGGACAGGCATCAGCCTCGCGCTATTATCCTGGATCGAGTCAGCGCTCTGTCGCGTGATCAGGAAGGGATCATGAAAACTATCGGCATCATCGGCGGCATGAGCTGGGAATCGTCGGCGGCGTATTACCGCCTGATCAATCAGCACGCCAAGTCACGTCTGGGCGGACACCACAATGCGCGCTCGTTGATGGTGACGGTGGACTTTGCGCCGATCGAAGCCGCGCAGCGTGCCGGCGATTGGGATGGTCTGGGCTATCAGCTCGCTGCGGCTGCGTCACAGCTCGAACGCGGCGGAGCCCATATCGTGCTGTTGGCGACCAATACCATGCATCGTGTGCATGAGGCGATCGAGAAGGCGATTGCTGTTCCTTTCCTGCACATCGCCGATCCGACCGGCACCGCCCTGCAGGTCGCTGGTGTCGAGAAAGTGGCGCTGCTCGGTACGCGCTATACGATGGAGCAGGATTTCTATATCGGTCGTCTGCAAAACAAGTTCGGTCTGGACGTTCTGGTTCCCGATGAAGCGCAGCGTGGCGACGTGCATCGCATCATCTACGACGAGCTCTGCCATGGCGATATTCGCGCCGCCTCACGCGATGTCTATCGAGGCATCATCGATGTCCTGGCGGCACGAGGTGCGCAGGCGGTCATTCTCGGCTGCACCGAAATCGGGCTGCTGATCCAGCCCGAAGATGCGGTGCTGCCCTTGTTCGACACCGCCGCATTGCATGCGCAGGCGGCGGTCGACTGGTCGATCGATACGAAATAGGGTTCAGCCCGGCCAGGCCGAGCCGCGGATCACGCTGCAGAAATTGCCGCGCACGAAGCGGGCATCCTTGTCGGCCAGCACGTCGGCCTTCACGTTGCCGAAGGTCGTTTCCGGCTTGTGATGGATGCCGTCGTAGAAGGTCTGGATGATGTCTTCCTTGAAGTGCTCGCTGCGTGGGTGCGCATGCACGACTGCCTCGCGCTCGGCGTCGCTGTAGTCGGGGTAGGTAAGCCCCAGCACATCCATTTCGACACCTGCGGTCACCAACGCGATGACCGGGTGCATGTGCTGCGGAATGCCCGGCGTGGTGTGCAATGCAATTGCCGTCCACACCGTATCGATATCGTTCTGCGCGATACCGTGCCGGCGCAGAAAATCGCGCGCCGCATTGGCGCCGTCGACTTCGAAGCGCTCGTTGCTGCTGCTGTGCTTCGCGGTCAGGCCCATGTCGTGAAACATGGCGCCGGTATAGAGCAGTTCGGGGTCGAACGAGAGGCCGCGATGTTTGCCTGCCAGGGCGCCGAAGTAGTACACGCGGCTGGAATGGTGGAAAAGCAGTGGCGACTCGGTATCGCGCACAAGCTCGGTCACTTCGCGCGCCAGCGCGCTGTCGGGGATGCGAATGCCGTCGATGGAAAGGCTCATGGCCTGGCTCCGGTTGGGGTGTAACGACAGGCTAGAACCCTGCTATCGTGTCCTCAATCGACGTGGCACGTCGAATTCTGCCATTTACGTGCCGGGACAGCCGCAGGAGCCGTGATGACTCATAAGCCGCGTGTGATCGCCATGCTGGCCACGCCAGGCGTGCAGTTGCTCGACGTGGCCGGTCCGCTGGATGTCTTTGCCGAGGCCAACGTGCAGGCCGGCCTCGCACTTTATGAGCCGCGGGTCGTCGCCACGCGAGCGGGTGAGTTGCGTAGCTCATCGGGCGTGCGGCTGGCGCCCGATAGCGTGCTCGGCCGGGGCGACGACCAACGTTTCGATACCTTGCTGGTGGCCGGTTCGCCGCATGCCGATCAGGAGCAATTTACACCGCCAACGCTGGAATGGCTGCGCCGCCATGCGCGCATCGCGCGCCGTTACGGCTCGGTATGCAGTGGTGCGTTCATGCTGGCCGCGGCCGGCTTGCTGGAGCGCCGCCGTGTCACCACGCATTGGGCGGTTGCCGAACGGCTGGCAAGCGAGTATCCGGGGACTCAGGTCGATGTCGATGCGATTTTCGTGCGCGACGGCAAGCTGCGCACCGCTGCCGGCGTCACCGCGGGCCTGGACATGGCCTTGGCGCTGGTCGAGGAAGACCACGGGCACGAACTGGCGACCGCGGTGGCCGCGCAACTGGTGATGTTCTTTCGCCGGCCAGGTGGGCAGCTATCGTTTAGCCGCCACGGAGAGGCCGTGCCGGCGGGGCGCTCGGCCTTGCAGGAGGTGCAGCGCTGGGTTGCCGCCCATCCTGCGGAAGATCACAGCATCGCGGCGTTGTCCGCACGGATGCATCTGAGTCCACGCCATTTTGCACGACTGTTTCGCAGCGAAGTCGGCATGACGCCGGCCGCCTGGGT from Dyella sp. GSA-30 includes the following:
- a CDS encoding GlxA family transcriptional regulator produces the protein MTHKPRVIAMLATPGVQLLDVAGPLDVFAEANVQAGLALYEPRVVATRAGELRSSSGVRLAPDSVLGRGDDQRFDTLLVAGSPHADQEQFTPPTLEWLRRHARIARRYGSVCSGAFMLAAAGLLERRRVTTHWAVAERLASEYPGTQVDVDAIFVRDGKLRTAAGVTAGLDMALALVEEDHGHELATAVAAQLVMFFRRPGGQLSFSRHGEAVPAGRSALQEVQRWVAAHPAEDHSIAALSARMHLSPRHFARLFRSEVGMTPAAWVEASRIANARRLLEGEHAAPKQVAALCGFADADTLRRAFRRHVGITPAEYRKRYTG